The following proteins are encoded in a genomic region of Alnus glutinosa chromosome 8, dhAlnGlut1.1, whole genome shotgun sequence:
- the LOC133875785 gene encoding protein neprosin, whose amino-acid sequence MDMKRDSVPWTKQRNEPSRPIHHTTGQPQCIQAQIVTRKKTTQEHSSKLASPASHNTPSITPMLLVAFLLVASLLSPVLSTATVSDSGHSLPANQTFHPGSELHKLRRVRAYLRKINKPAVKTIQSPDGDVIDCVLSYLQPAFDHPELKGQKPLDPPQRPKGHDTTDTVAESSQLWAASGESCPEGTVPIRRTTEKDILRASSIARYGRKPRRVRRDSSGSGHEHAVLFANGDQYYGAKASVNVWAPSVADQYEFSLSQIWVISGSFGHDLNTIEAGWQVSPELYGDNNPRFFTYWTTDAYQATGCYNLLCSGFVQTNNRVAIGAAISPRSSYNGRQFDIGLMVWKDPKHGHWWLEFGSGLLVGYWPAFLFSHLRTHASMIQFGGEIVNSRSSGFHTSTQMGSGHFAEEGFGKASYFRNLQVVDWDNNLLPLTNLHLLADHSSCYDIRQGKNNVWGTYFYFGGPGRNVRCP is encoded by the exons ATGGACATGAAGAGAGATTCAGTTCCATGgacaaaacaaagaaatgagCCATCTCGTCCGATTCATCACACAACAGGACAACCCCAATGCATACAAGCACAAATTGTTACACGAAAGAAAACAACACAAGAACATTCTTCTAAACTTGCTTCACCTGCTTCCCACAACACTCCCTCCATCACTCCCATGCTTCTTGTTGCTTTCCTTCTTGTAGCTTCCTTGCTTAGCCCTGTCCTGTCAACCGCTACTGTCTCAGATTCCGGCCACTCTCTACCGGCCAACCAAACTTTTCACCCGGGTTCAGAGTTGCACAAGCTGAGGAGGGTCAGAGCTTATCTAAGGAAGATCAACAAGCCGGCAGTGAAGACAATTCAG AGCCCTGATGGTGATGTTATAGACTGCGTGCTATCTTATCTCCAACCAGCTTTTGATCATCCCGAGCTCAAAGGACAGAAACCATTG GATCCACCACAGAGGCCAAAAGGCCATGACACTACAGATACAGTTGCAGAGAGCTCTCAGCTATGGGCAGCATCTGGTGAATCATGCCCAGAGGGAACTGTTCCAATTAGAAGAActacagaaaaagatattttaagAGCAAGTTCTATTGCAAGATATGGAAGAAAACCAAGACGAGTGAGGAGAGACTCTTCAGGCAGTGGTCATGAG CATGCAGTTTTATTTGCAAATGGAGATCAATACTACGGAGCAAAAGCAAGTGTAAACGTGTGGGCGCCCAGCGTAGCTGATCAATATGAATTCAGCTTGTCACAAATATGGGTCATTTCTGGTTCTTTTGGCCACGATCTGAATACCATTGAAGCTGGCTGGCAG GTTAGCCCAGAGCTATATGGAGACAACAACCCAAGATTCTTCACTTATTGGACA ACTGATGCATACCAAGCAACTGGATGTTACAATTTACTCTGCTCGGGATTCGTTCAAACCAACAACAGGGTTGCTATTGGAGCAGCAATCTCTCCAAGGTCCTCCTACAATGGCAGACAATTTGATATTGGCTTAATGGTTTGGAAG GATCCAAAGCATGGACATTGGTGGTTGGAATTTGGATCTGGTCTACTGGTTGGATACTGGCCAGCCTTCCTGTTTAGTCACTTAAGAACTCATGCTAGCATGATACAGTTTGGAGGAGAGATTGTAAATTCTCGATCATCAGGTTTTCACACATCCACTCAAATGGGTAGTGGCCATTTTGCAGAAGAAGGATTTGGAAAAGCATCCTATTTCAGAAACTTACAGGTGGTTGACTGGGATAATAACTTGCTTCCTCTAACAAACTTGCATCTCTTGGCTGATCATTCAAGCTGTTATGATATAAGACAAGGGAAAAATAACGTTTGGGGAACTTACTTTTATTTTGGGGGTCCTGGAAGGAATgtaagatgtccatga